The DNA region GTGTTCTACAGTTTCAGCATTGGATAAGTACATAGGACATTGATCATCATTAACAGGCTGTATCTTGAGCAACTTACTCTTTTTCAGTTTGTTCAGCATAAGGAGCCACAAAATAAATTTACTCTTGGGGGTAAAGACCCTTTTCCATACGAATCTACTCCAGGGAACTTCATGCATAGTGTTGAAATAGTCATGATACACTTCTTTGATACTGTATTTGTCTTTCAAAATCCAAGTCTTTAGCTTATCCTGGACTCGACAAATCTTCTTTAGGGACCAGCTTGTTGTGACAGGGGTTGAAAGTTATccaatttttcaatttaaagaGACATAGAAAatagttttttcaattttgctacaaaaattacaaaattattttatcCAATTCTATTGAATGATTAATATATGGTAATGATATTTATAGCTTTTAAggctatatataaaaattaactttctttctttattatcaaaaattttaatttttcaagagaattttatctaaaaattttaaaataataaatattttatataattattttcatttaaaaaaattaatgataaactaataaaatatagttatatatattctTATGTTTCcacatcaaaaaaaattaattacataaataaaatactatTCTTTATCTTCTGTACAGCCCTTAGAgctgtatatatcattttcctttATTATATAAGAAATAAGTTGGTGAAAGAAATATGTGAACAAGATAAATGATAGATTGAAGTTTGTTGACAAGATTAGGAAAAGAAACGTAAAATCAGTAttaaaaatataggaaaattaaaaaatcgactcaaaattttttaaaaaaatgtaacaTACTCAAAttcatatttgatttttttatttgtcaatgctaaatttgagccaattcaaaattttataaataaaaccaTTGTTCAAAAACATATATAGAAcaacaaatttattttctttattttatttattttgctatGTACGTCTATTTGATTGtctttaattagaaaaaaagtaTAGAAATATAAAGAATAGAAATTATCTTACCTGTAACAACgattttttgtaaatttaaatttttttaagaaaagttTGATAGAAATCTCAATTTGGATGAAGAGAATTATTACCTTTTTATCATACAATTAAtcgaaatatttttattttgtttattatgcaATAACTAGCTCTTTCAATGTAAAAGATAAGGTGATTGAACTCTCAAATGGCAAAAGGAGGTGGCAAAAGGAGGTGTAGAAGGAAGtatgaaaaacaaaatatacTTAACAACAATAAAAGATTAAAGCTTTGATAATAAAGCTCACTGAAAACATATAAATGGTGTATTGGACACTTACCCCTCAAATGAGATTATATTTAATCAAGTAATTAGTATTGCATCAATGAAATATCAGTTACAATGCTTGATGACACATTATCAAACTTAAAGATTGCACCTTTATGGTGCTAACTCATCTAAAACAAGAGAACACACTAGAACTTTCAAACCCTATTTCCCTATATATATTAACCTTCTCCCCATTATTCTTAATCTGATAAAAGGACTATATATAGCATCCAAAGATTTAGAATAACCTTAGCCCAAAAGACAAAACAAACTCATCTACCAAGCAAAACGGAAAACAAAAAACTCGAATAAGCACCATATCGCTCGAACGAGCACCAACGCATTTTCATTCACTTTTTGTGTAATGGTGTGCCTCTTTCAAGACACCTTCCATGCATCCTATACCTCATTCAAGGCATCCCTTGTGCATTTTCTTACCTTGTTCAAGGCACCTCTTGCATTGTTCAAGGTACTCTTTATGCACTTTCATCTTCTTGTTCTTTGTTGCTCGATCATCATGTCTCATCAAGACCCTCTTTCATTGCTCTCTTGTAGCCCACCAACCCCGTCATTGCTCACAACATGTTATGTCTTGGCTTGAGTTATTCGATGATTAACATCACCTCTATCAAGTATAGATTTGACTCTTACACTAATACAATATGTTTTGCTATAAGTAAATTATTGAAATGGAAGCATGGATtgttataatttgaaatttacATTGAAAGAATTATTTGTCTTAAATGTTTCTTTGAGattatcatttaatatataaattgagtaattatcatttaatatatattttggaGAATAGGACATAGCTAGGAAAAATAACTAGTTTCCTAACTACAAGATACTAGaatattaacaaataattagttttttaaaaacaatatcgtcaaacaaaattaaaactaGGAAGATGTAATATCCTTAGGgctattattatattttaaatcacCCCGTTGTCAAAATAAAAGGTTGACCAATGTTGAAATTGTTGCGTAAATCTTGAAAGAGTACCAAAGGAAGGCCTATGGTAAAGATATATGCGATTTGATATCGAGAAGGAACACGAAGAACTCAAACTTGACTACGTGCAACTTTTCACGGATTAAGTGAATATCTATTTCAATCTGCTTGTTGCGTTGATGATTAACTGGATTCCGAGATAAATAAATTACACTAATATTgtcataataaattaatattgctTTTACAATCGGAAAATTGagtttaagtaacaaaattctTAACTAACAAATGCCATCTCAAAGTAAATAGGAGGATGTGATATGACGATCCCTGCCCTTGTGTTTGTTCTAAAAAGGGTGTGAATAGGGAGAAAAGAAGGAAGAATTGACTAACGAATAAATGATGGGAGAGCCGCCTTGGTTGGAGGGATGAGTAGCATAAGACTTAACATAATCAAACAAGCAATGACCAAGTGTTATTTAAGGGGGCAGTATGAGAAACAAGAGGAGTCAGTGTAGGTCCGGCATGATCTTATGAAGAGAAGcgatttatatataattaaatagtagtatattttatatatataatgagaataaatattttttatttaaaattattttacttaAAGATAATCAATTACAAAAGTAGCTAGGTGAGAATTGGGATAATCCCTCTCTATTTTGATTTTGGCCCTTAAATCTCTTCGGGTTCCTCTTTCCACTACCAGTTATGCcaatataaatcaaaattcTTACACTATGctcaataaattttaatatttcctcacaaaaatataaaattaactttatcATTATTGTAATTATATAATTGGTGTTACAATTATCATTTTTCAGTGATAAATCTTGGAATATAATTTAGAAGCGGACAAAATTACTCTGTAAATAAAAACCTAAGGATTAAAAGTTATATAATATCTAGTTCAAAAACATTACTCTTAAGttatagtatatttttttttttattataaaagttatataatattttatttttgtataataatctAAAAATTTTAAGGGGTCAGACACTTTAGCCTTAACAAACatttgtaatttaattattattattattatttactaaatatgcaataaatgttactaataataattttcttataatttttttttaacaccaGTCAGTTTTAATGTAATTATATAATGATATCTTAAATCAttacttttgattttataatGCTATAAGTTATAATGTTCTGAAAATAACTTCATGTATTATACAAATGTTTATTTTACTAAACAATAACATTTTATATAATGCTAGTCAATAATTTATCATTAGTTTTTCTTTTGAGGGAAATTTATCATTAGTTTAGGAcaccaaaattaaaaattatcaaatggaaaaaagattaaaaacaatataaaactcTTCAACAAACTCAAAAGCCAAACAAACCCTCTCCTAGCCTCCTTTACTTTCTcccttctctctttctctttctctttctctttcttgtATTTCGCACACACAAACTCCACTCTTCACCCACCTCAaaatacacacatacatacttCTACACTCACCTCAGTAAACCCAAATTTGACGAAACAAACAGAGCAAAACAGAGTACCTTTAACACACCAATTCTTCCTCaattcttcttttttttgttaaattttctgAATCTTTccctctttttctttctctcttaAGGTGGgttttctcaatttttcttGTTAATGGATTGTTGGACGTCATCTCTTAAAGTAGACGATGAATTTCAGAAATTGGTTTTGCGTATGAACCCTCCAaggttattatttttattctttttttccctttttaatTGAATTCTTGGTTATTAATCATTGAATTGAAATGGGTTTTATTAATTGTCAAATTTGATTTCTGTTTGAGGTCTTAATTTGATTGTCGGCTGTTTTTAGGGTTACTGTTGATAATACATCAAGTAGAAATACAACTTTGATCAAGGTAATTTTTTTCACCTTTTAtataaattcaatttcaattcttcaattttcttttgaatCGAGAGTTGGTTCTTATTTCAATTGCAACGATTATCACTTTTGCCGAATAAGATCATGAGTTCGATTCTCACATATCCCCGGAAAATTCATCTGAATATTGAATTATGAAACTTAATCAACTTAatattttttgtgaaattttgtaGGTAGATAGTGCTAATAAGAGGGGTAGTTTGTTGGAGGTAGTTCAAGTTCTAAATGACATGAACCTAATCATCAGAAGAGCTTATATTTCTTCAGATGGAGAGTGGTTTATGGATGGTAAGCATTTAATTATCTCTtttctaattacaatttatatcTTAATCTTGttgaaatgattaattatgatgTTAACACATAAACTTATGTGATTAATATTATTGGGTACCCACTctatgattaaattttaaatcaataatttttttttttgtcttgtcTTGTAGTATTTCATGTCACGGATCAACATGGGAATAAGCTATATGAAGATGATGTTGCAGAAAGAATTCAACAGGTAAAACTATATTGGAAAATGAGCCATTTTGTAAAgggtcattttttatttatttaattacatttttgTGATTAGTCaataaattaatgaaataattaatcATATTTAAGAGTTTGGCATTGAAATGGCCATCTATCTACAGGAAAAGTCTTTTATGCTACTATCATTTTATTCATAATTGGGACTTAGGAGCATACAATATTGGGTTTGCCTATAAATGTACCTTTCGTCTCTAAAATATGTTCccatctaattaaaataatattcctaaatAAAAAGGTCAAGATTtaaatactctctcctattcaacCTAATTGTCCACGTATTTTTTTTACAGTTGTCgagataatattttaacttttaatatatCTAACatgcttaattaaaatttgtaaaaagtTAATAGTAATAATCTCTGCATTATAACAAATTATACAAGATTCTActaaactatattttaatttaatattaaaaaataaatagaactgTTTGGAAGAATAGAAGAAAGTATATATTAGGGACATAGAAAACATGACTTTTGTTGGCTGAACATCTTTATTTACTTCAATATACTATTTATGGGAAGGAAGGTTAATTAATGGGTTAATGGTCCATATTCTTATTTAAGTTTAGGGTTTAGATTTTTACATGATGTGAATTTTGTGTTCAATAATTGGGATTAGTGGGACCCTTAGTATTCTACTAAATGAGTGGTTAAAAGGTTTTACCAGTATAAATTCTGCaagtaaaatattttgtatagtGGGTTGCATGTGAGGTTCTGGACTATTTTGGGTGGATGTGATTTGTGTAGGGTTAAACACTGAGGAAACTACTTTGTCAAAGAAGAGTAaagttttctttcctttttatttgGCAGTGGGGGAATAGTTGAATGCACTGGACAAAGTGGGTGTTGTTCTCACATTCTTGGTTTAAATAGCTAATTTTCCACATGATTGTGTTCTTCATCTAGGAATATTTAGCAATAGCTTTCCACTTCATTTGTGGTAAAAACCATATACTTGCACTTTGTCTcatagcaaaaaaaataaaagtaggtAAAAAGGATAATTTATACGTGGATGAGAATTAAACAGTGCATGGGTTATGATTAAAAATAGAGTTGTAGCAACTGCTATGGGAcggatcaaaatgaaaaatgtagcaaaatcaGTGGGACAAAGGGAGTATTTAAGCCGGTAGTAGTAGCGTATAGCGCAAAAACAGGGTCATTTAACCATCTTGCAATTGTATCGTAAATGTTTTTTATTTACCACCACCAAAATATAGGCCGCATCGACAGCGCAATCCGTTTTGCGACCGTATGCACTATGTTGTAACCCTATAATTTGTTATATACTCAATCAAAGGAAACcatcattttctaaaaatttgccAAGTTGgcctaaatttataaaatatgggTAGACATTTGTTTCAGAAAACGttataatttctaatatatttttatgataattttgcACATGCATTTTTGTAttggattttttttgtatttattagtGATTTGTGTTGTTACTGACTTTTATTGGGTCCACCACCAATGACTTATACACGTCAGAATATTAAGATTcaagaatttaaaataagttgTAATCTAAAACAAAACATTCTCGTTTTCTTGCTGTTGTTTATTGAATCTAGCCCTCAAGTTGCTAATTGATTGTGACATTACAGTCACTAGGTCCGAGAGCACGTAGCTTTCGATCAAGGAGATCAGTGGGGATGCAAGCTGTTGTGGAGCACACAACCATAGAGCTTACAGGAAGAGATAGGCCGGGCTTGCTCTCCGAAATCTTTGCGGTCCTCACTGATCATAAATGCAATGTAGTGGCAGCCGAAGTCTGGACACACAGCTCTAGAATGGCATCAGTCGTTTATATCACTGACGAAGCAACAGGGTCACCAATTTATGATCCTGACCGCCTCACCAAAATCGAGAACCTTCTGCTGGCAGTTCTAATGGAGGACCGCGACAAGAGGAGCGCTAATACTCTCGTCTCAGTTGGGGGGACTCATACTGAGAGGAGGTTACATCAAATGATGTATGCTGATCGTGATTATGATATGATGAACGTAGATGGTGCAAGTCCAGGGTCTAGCCAGCCGAGAAAACCTCTTGTAACAGTCGATAATTGTTCAGAAAGAGGGTACACGGTTGTGAATTTGCGATCTGCGGATAAGCCAAAGCTGCTTTTTGATACAGTGTGTACACTGACAGATATGCAGTATGTAGTTTACCATGCCACACTTATAGCTGAAGGTCCAGAAGCTTATCAGGTAAAGCATTTTACTAACACAAATTGTCCTGTATTATGTTGGTTTATTTAGCTTACTTTTGATTGTTTAGAGCTTATTTTGGAGTTAATTTTAAGTCCTGAATTCAACAGGAATATTACATTAGACACACTGACGGATGTCCTATTAGTTCGGAAGCTGAGAGGCAACGGCTAATCCAATGTCTCGAGGCTGCTATTAGCCGAAGAACTTCTGAGGTATGTGTTTTCATCTTATAttgtaaaaataaacatattttatgTCGGATTTACTTAATCTTATCCTTGTAAAAATAAACAGCCAATACTATACTCGATCGAATCAGTCAACAGTCGTTTGCTAAACTTGGCCTTTTCTGCTACGCGTTAAGAAATCTCCGTTTTTGTATGTTTACAGGGTATTAGATTGGAACTGTGTAGTGACGACAGAGTAGGACTTCTCTCGGATGTAACGAGGATATTCAGAGAAAACGGGCTATCAGTCACCCGAGCAGAGGTAACAACTCGGGGGTGTCAAGCGATAAATGTATTCTACGTGATCGATTCATCGGGGAATGCAGTGAAAAGCGAAACAATAGAAGCAGTTCGAAAAGAGATCGGGCTGACAATACTCCAAGTAAAAGAAGACGAGTACTCAAAATCTCCTCCTCAAGATGGCGGAAGATTCTCATTGGGAAATCTGTTTAAATCAAGATCAGAAAAATTCTTGTTTAGTTTGGGGCTCATAAAGTCATATTCTTAAGCAGAATGTAGACTGAGTCTTAATAGTAGTAGGTTGTTTGGGGATAGAATTGAATTAGTTGTAGGTTTTAGTTTGTCCAAAAAAGTAAAGCTGTGTAGAAAAGCTTTTAAGCTGAACTTGTGTTGATGTTAGGGTCAGACATAAAAGCTTTTTACCTGCTGTCCACATCCATCTTGTAAAGTATATATGTAAATTCTGTCAAGCTGTCAGTTTCGGTTCTTTTAAGTAGGTAAGACATTgtaaatataaatcaattcaaGTCAACCACATTTTATTCGTTTCATTATTggtataaaaattagtttttggtCTAATTTTATACGCTACGTTACATATTATGGGGTGTGTTACCTTTTTATggaaatatttggtaaatttagtTATTGactgtttattaaagaaaaagtggGTTGATAAGccaaaagttaaattaaaagaGTTAATTGCGGTAGATTTTTAATTTTGGCTTAAACGTCTTTTATTAAACACTTTTTTTTGACTGTTTTATCaactaaaaagtcaaaagtcacaaatcaaccaaaaagtcaatataaaagactaaaagTCAAAATCTAAAAAATCTGTGATAGTTAAGCTCTTTTCTTCAAACatgtatttttctttataatttcgTTATTACCTAATACCATATATTGAAGTGGTAGCGGATTAGTACATATATTTGTGAAGTAAAATAATGATTAAAGTATGACAAACGTGATTGTCAAATAAATTGTTTAGCtaagttaattatatattataacttATTTCCATTatgatttcattgttttttttaatctaaGTTATATCGATGTTTTTGGTGTATTAAGTTTTGATTGAATGCATTGGTCAACCAGAAAGAATTAAAGtatataacttaatttattaaaaaaattaagctaaAGGATAAAtgactttattaaaaaaaaagtgtaaatATCTTGATAGATTAGATggattaattaatattcatagaGATTTTCCCTTCATAAATCTTGAATTTGCTTGATTCTAATTTAaaacaaacataaaagaaaattttaataaataaataaatactcaAATTGAAAAGTTGACTTTgatatgtttttatatttatatcaaaaatgCAGTCATAGTACAATGTCCTCCACATTATTTGTGGTATATTAGGTAATACCGTAATTGGTATGGCATGATTCACAACTCACAAAGCATGACTCACTTTTGGAGGACTTGTTTTGGGGTTGATTGAGAGTCAACTACTATATAAGTGTTTGATCTAAAACATTTGATCAaacttttatgaaattttaaagcCAAGTTTAGTTAATGAATATACATAATTacatctcaaataattttttaaaaatagaatttaacttttaaattgcCATAATTGTTAAATACTTTTCAACTTACAACCATAAAGTTATAATCTACTTCATATCTCTTATAGTCCAGAACTATTAATCATTCAACTTTATCTTATATATTGCAGttaatttgtaaaaaattatagttaagtgagattttatttaattcgtcaaattgcataattttataatattaaatcaatttttataatattaattacacACTGctcaaaatataataatcaaaataagacATTAAATTGATTGAAAAAGTATAACTGATACAGTAGAATAAATTTATAGATGTAAATATAATATTCATGTATTTGATTGAATATTATTTgtagatattattatgttaatattattaaatattatatttacatatttatattcacTCTATCAATAACAAGTACTCTTTTCAATTTACTATTaatgttttatttgctttttagatactatttatttcttatttttaatttgtattttattattaatttatttcgtctaatgcaaggattattcagATCAactttcaataatttttaattatatacaattagagatattaaaaattaaataaatacattAGATAGAAGGTATAAAGCAATAACACGTTACtaatgaattgaatatcatGTTAGACTCTGATTGGAACTTGGAGCCCTCGTGGTCCCAAGAAAAAGATTGTAGAATGTAATGAATGATGAGCAAAGCAAGAGTCAGCAATCCGTAATTAATAATCAGCATTTTAACTTGGAATTTGACTGAGAATTGAGTTTTAtctcaattaaaattattatcattttttaagCAAAAGttataagtttaatttttatttagtattttgttatttttagtcTACCTTATAATTCAAAACTACAaataagatcattataaaaaaattttaaattcataaattttccATTCAAATAATCGAAAATTCTTGCAAACATTTAATCTTTATTATACTTTTACATTTAAGtatctttaaaataaatttaaataatgaaTAGAGTTGATAAGTAGTATAGACATTATAGTAATATAGCaagcattttaaattttaaaagaattaatttaCTATACCCTCcattgttttataattttatatgcctttattttttattttttcttttttttacatTACTCGCTTTATCCTATTGAATTCGgtcattttttattagtttatcTCATTAGGTTTACTCTATTGTTGGTGTTAATCATgatttatatctttttttttctaatccTCGTCCACACATTTTAGTTACTTTTCTTATCATGTACTCATTTCTTTCACTGCTAtacaaaagttatttttgtctaCTCGTACTTAGTTTTCCCTCCAAATGTATATGAGCAAATTTGAGGGAGAACATATGGAGTCGATAGTTCTAAAATGTTTTGTTTAAGTACTttggaaat from Amaranthus tricolor cultivar Red isolate AtriRed21 chromosome 3, ASM2621246v1, whole genome shotgun sequence includes:
- the LOC130808717 gene encoding ACT domain-containing protein ACR4-like, with translation MDCWTSSLKVDDEFQKLVLRMNPPRVTVDNTSSRNTTLIKVDSANKRGSLLEVVQVLNDMNLIIRRAYISSDGEWFMDVFHVTDQHGNKLYEDDVAERIQQSLGPRARSFRSRRSVGMQAVVEHTTIELTGRDRPGLLSEIFAVLTDHKCNVVAAEVWTHSSRMASVVYITDEATGSPIYDPDRLTKIENLLLAVLMEDRDKRSANTLVSVGGTHTERRLHQMMYADRDYDMMNVDGASPGSSQPRKPLVTVDNCSERGYTVVNLRSADKPKLLFDTVCTLTDMQYVVYHATLIAEGPEAYQEYYIRHTDGCPISSEAERQRLIQCLEAAISRRTSEGIRLELCSDDRVGLLSDVTRIFRENGLSVTRAEVTTRGCQAINVFYVIDSSGNAVKSETIEAVRKEIGLTILQVKEDEYSKSPPQDGGRFSLGNLFKSRSEKFLFSLGLIKSYS